The sequence below is a genomic window from Henriciella marina DSM 19595.
TGGCTTCGCGAGCGATAATGCCAGGCTGGGCGACAATCGTGCACAACAAAAAAAGACAGGCAGCGGCACCGAGCCACTGCCTGTCTTCATTTCTATAGGTTTTGGATCAAAAAAACTGGTCGACGTGGTCTAGTTCGCCGCGCCCGTGCCTGTCACAGCGTCATAATACTCTTCGAAAGAGAAGTTACCGTCGCTATCAAGATCATGGTCGTCAAAGCGGATCGCGGTGTCATTGCCGCGGTTCTGCCACTCAGACCATTCCTCGCGCCCGATCATGCTGTCGCCGTCCTGATCAATGGCGGTGAAGGCCTGCTGAGCATTTTCACGCTGCACGCTTTCATCCGTCATCATGTCATTTTCGGTGGTCATGCTATCGGCGGGTTCGCCCATCATGTCGTCAGACATGCCGTCTTCACTGACATCGCCCGTCATGGCACCATTTTCGGCCATATCGTTATCGGCCATGCCATCGGTCG
It includes:
- a CDS encoding EF-hand domain-containing protein, whose product is MKFRILGATCALALMGAAACEQEPETVNTPAANEDMATDGMADNDMAENGAMTGDVSEDGMSDDMMGEPADSMTTENDMMTDESVQRENAQQAFTAIDQDGDSMIGREEWSEWQNRGNDTAIRFDDHDLDSDGNFSFEEYYDAVTGTGAAN